In one window of candidate division WOR-3 bacterium DNA:
- a CDS encoding pyridoxamine 5'-phosphate oxidase family protein: MGNSIEEIKKEVWAYFKDMQVIYLATVEGDMPRVRPVTLIHYDKKMWVTTGSGDNKIKQIEENDNIEFCLLVSAGENSGYVRCKGTAEIVKDTDTRKLLADNTPFFKQFWKDTDDPGYALLRIHTRDIEYLKPGSLKTEHFSVV, from the coding sequence ATGGGTAATAGTATTGAAGAAATAAAGAAGGAAGTGTGGGCATATTTCAAGGATATGCAGGTCATTTACCTGGCAACGGTGGAGGGTGATATGCCCAGGGTGAGACCGGTCACGCTTATCCATTATGACAAGAAAATGTGGGTAACTACTGGTTCCGGTGATAACAAGATAAAACAAATAGAGGAAAACGATAACATTGAGTTCTGTCTATTGGTGAGTGCAGGCGAGAATAGTGGATACGTGCGTTGTAAGGGCACAGCAGAGATCGTTAAGGATACCGATACCCGGAAACTGCTCGCTGATAATACACCATTTTTCAAACAGTTCTGGAAGGACACAGATGATCCCGGATATGCTCTGCTCCGGATACATACCCGCGACATTGAGTATCTCAAACCAGGCAGCTTGAAAACTGAGCATTTCTCTGTAGTATGA
- a CDS encoding DUF3052 domain-containing protein produces MKKVCLFHRHREEVEQIIPELNKAGYLIEHSDVSPAALRRLKENPPAAVIIDLTHAPSGGRDVGIYVRHYRATRLVPIIFAGGTPEKVAKVKEHIPDAVYTEWRTVRRDLKHAILHPPVAPVAPDSLLAGYSGIPLVKKLGIKPNTIVTLIDAPHDFDRLLLSMPAGVILRKRFSKQNDLIIWFVKSRKVLQKRVGDISKRVGNAGLWIVWPKKSSHIPSDLSQRLVREAGLNAGLVDYKVCAIDRTWAGLKFSVRKTR; encoded by the coding sequence ATGAAGAAGGTATGTTTGTTCCACAGGCATCGAGAAGAGGTCGAACAGATAATCCCTGAACTGAATAAGGCAGGCTATCTTATTGAGCATTCCGATGTAAGTCCTGCTGCTCTACGAAGATTAAAGGAAAATCCCCCGGCCGCTGTGATTATCGACCTGACACACGCGCCGTCTGGAGGTCGGGACGTCGGCATTTATGTACGCCATTATAGGGCGACGCGCCTTGTGCCCATTATTTTTGCAGGCGGCACGCCAGAAAAGGTTGCAAAGGTCAAGGAACACATACCCGACGCGGTGTACACAGAATGGAGGACGGTCAGGCGTGATTTGAAACATGCCATCTTGCATCCACCGGTTGCACCGGTGGCGCCTGATTCGCTGCTTGCCGGATATTCGGGTATTCCGCTGGTTAAAAAACTGGGTATCAAGCCGAACACAATCGTTACTCTTATTGACGCGCCCCATGATTTTGATAGATTATTACTTTCGATGCCGGCCGGGGTAATACTACGGAAGCGGTTCAGTAAGCAAAATGACCTGATCATCTGGTTCGTGAAGTCACGGAAAGTTTTGCAGAAGCGTGTGGGGGATATTTCCAAACGCGTCGGAAATGCTGGATTATGGATCGTCTGGCCAAAGAAGAGTTCGCATATTCCTTCTGATCTGTCGCAGAGATTGGTGCGTGAAGCGGGGCTCAATGCTGGTCTCGTTGACTACAAGGTTTGTGCGATTGACAGAACGTGGGCAGGATTGAAATTCTCGGTTCGGAAAACCAGGTAG
- a CDS encoding methyltransferase domain-containing protein, translating into MKHWTEKFFVRKPELWLHFLDRGWQRNKLTVRAIAKILRKHGIARGRLLDIACGNGRICIPMAKKGYSITGIDISSLYIADAKKRAVRSRVKIEFICGDMRKLPRLVRGKFDAVFSVWTSIGYYDKKADEGLFRTVARRMKKGALFLVFNTMSQEYLLQHYCTHMFNETDKYVVLHKDNRFDRYRSENIETWVFYEKTGNDLIYVDELKLKLRIYSLSELVEMADKAGFEFVDAYDSLKDLTPARPDSTINAVFRKR; encoded by the coding sequence ATGAAACATTGGACAGAAAAATTCTTTGTCAGAAAACCTGAGTTGTGGCTGCATTTTCTCGACAGAGGCTGGCAGCGTAATAAACTTACCGTACGAGCGATAGCAAAGATCTTAAGAAAACATGGTATCGCCAGAGGGCGTCTGCTTGATATCGCTTGCGGCAATGGCCGGATATGTATTCCAATGGCGAAAAAAGGTTACAGCATCACCGGCATAGACATCAGTTCTCTTTATATTGCTGATGCGAAGAAAAGGGCCGTCAGAAGCCGGGTGAAAATCGAATTTATCTGCGGCGATATGAGAAAACTCCCTCGTTTAGTGCGCGGCAAATTTGATGCAGTCTTCAGTGTGTGGACATCGATCGGCTATTATGATAAAAAAGCGGACGAAGGGCTGTTTAGAACGGTCGCACGGCGTATGAAGAAGGGGGCTTTGTTCTTGGTTTTCAATACGATGTCGCAAGAGTATTTGCTGCAGCACTATTGTACTCATATGTTCAATGAAACCGACAAGTATGTAGTATTGCACAAGGACAATAGATTTGACCGCTACCGTTCCGAAAACATAGAGACCTGGGTATTCTATGAAAAAACCGGGAATGATTTGATATACGTTGACGAATTGAAGCTCAAATTGAGGATATACTCGCTCTCTGAACTGGTCGAAATGGCCGACAAGGCAGGTTTTGAATTCGTTGACGCCTATGATAGCCTGAAGGATTTGACACCGGCAAGACCGGATAGCACGATTAACGCGGTTTTTCGAAAGAGATAG
- a CDS encoding nitroreductase family protein produces MNKDKIPSHHGYKEKKKGRFPNATMKLLVQRASCRNFANKKIPKSVLDMILETGTHAATGGNLQPYSIIKIETKEKREKLAKMCYQNFIAKAPVSLIFCIDWRRLQRWAEIEKAPFTATSSFRHFWISFQDTIICAQNICTAADSFGLGSVYIGTIMDLMREVREMFELPKGVLPVVLLCLGYPKSKPLVRRKLGREVIVHDEKYHEMSNGALKNAYGEKYHHAKIETTDERLKRMREVCQKVHGKSFADKCLYRIKQNGFINVAQRYFGLHYAADIMPDGNEDFIKTMKEFGFDWFERFKPKRYPNRYKIKEEK; encoded by the coding sequence ATGAATAAGGACAAAATACCATCGCATCACGGATACAAGGAGAAAAAGAAAGGGCGTTTTCCCAATGCGACCATGAAATTGCTTGTGCAAAGGGCGAGCTGCCGTAACTTTGCCAATAAGAAAATACCGAAGAGCGTATTGGATATGATCCTGGAAACAGGTACACACGCTGCAACCGGCGGCAATCTACAGCCGTATTCGATCATAAAGATCGAGACGAAGGAAAAAAGGGAAAAACTCGCAAAGATGTGCTATCAGAATTTCATCGCAAAGGCACCGGTGAGTTTGATTTTCTGTATTGACTGGCGCCGACTCCAGAGATGGGCAGAGATTGAGAAGGCGCCCTTTACAGCTACCAGTAGTTTCCGGCACTTCTGGATCTCATTCCAGGATACGATCATATGCGCACAGAACATCTGTACTGCTGCTGACTCATTTGGTCTGGGTTCAGTATATATCGGTACGATAATGGACTTGATGCGTGAGGTGCGCGAGATGTTTGAACTTCCAAAGGGTGTATTACCTGTTGTTTTATTATGCCTTGGATATCCGAAATCCAAACCATTGGTAAGAAGAAAATTGGGAAGGGAAGTAATTGTCCACGATGAAAAATATCATGAGATGAGCAATGGGGCATTGAAGAATGCATACGGTGAGAAGTATCATCATGCAAAGATAGAGACTACGGATGAACGGCTTAAGAGAATGCGTGAAGTCTGTCAAAAGGTCCACGGCAAATCTTTTGCAGATAAGTGTCTGTATCGCATAAAGCAGAATGGTTTCATCAACGTAGCCCAGCGTTATTTTGGCCTTCATTATGCAGCAGATATCATGCCCGATGGCAACGAGGATTTCATAAAAACAATGAAGGAATTCGGATTCGATTGGTTTGAGAGATTCAAGCCGAAAAGGTATCCGAACCGATATAAAATCAAGGAGGAAAAATGA
- a CDS encoding 2TM domain-containing protein produces MKEKKANDQESYERAKKRVEELKSFYSHLFVYLAVNAGLFLLNILTSPSHLWFYWPLIGWGIGLAIHGLSVFGTQKMLGKDWEERKIQELMEKEKK; encoded by the coding sequence ATGAAGGAAAAGAAGGCGAACGACCAGGAAAGTTACGAGCGAGCTAAGAAACGTGTAGAAGAATTGAAATCCTTCTACTCTCATCTATTTGTGTACCTGGCAGTAAATGCGGGTTTGTTTCTTCTGAATATCTTGACATCACCGAGTCACCTGTGGTTCTACTGGCCGCTCATTGGTTGGGGTATCGGCTTGGCTATTCACGGGTTGAGTGTTTTCGGCACACAAAAGATGCTTGGTAAGGATTGGGAAGAAAGGAAAATACAAGAGCTGATGGAAAAGGAGAAGAAGTGA
- a CDS encoding DUF2721 domain-containing protein — MNIDSRVFSVIQAMLSPAVMISCSGLLLLALTPKLGRVIDRIRLLNQEKTSIAKKTTLADIDTERLQSIEHQTEMLVSRAQLLKRSSGATLLAILFFVVTSAFIGLSYVSGLHLVTLTLIAFMVGMFFVFAGVGFAYWEIRISHNTIKEEIEVSRTIVSRLLHK; from the coding sequence ATGAATATTGACTCGAGAGTTTTTTCTGTGATACAGGCGATGTTATCGCCCGCGGTAATGATATCATGCTCAGGCCTGTTGCTCCTTGCCTTGACTCCCAAACTGGGCAGGGTCATAGATAGGATCCGTCTCCTGAACCAGGAGAAGACGAGTATTGCCAAAAAAACAACGCTGGCCGATATTGATACCGAACGTCTCCAAAGCATTGAACATCAGACCGAAATGCTGGTGTCCAGGGCGCAGCTACTGAAACGATCGAGCGGTGCAACACTTCTGGCCATTCTGTTCTTTGTAGTTACGTCCGCGTTCATCGGTTTATCATACGTATCGGGGCTGCATCTGGTTACACTGACGCTCATTGCGTTTATGGTGGGAATGTTTTTTGTTTTTGCTGGGGTAGGTTTTGCCTATTGGGAAATCCGCATTTCCCACAACACGATAAAAGAGGAGATTGAGGTATCGAGGACAATTGTCAGCCGTCTACTTCATAAATAA
- a CDS encoding Maf family protein, with the protein MNNKKKLLLASKSPRRLHLLGSIVPEDRIVVIESNIEERYEPGENAETFCERVARKKAAAVWRKYEGVQEDIAAVIGADTVIWYGKHIIGQPKDAIDAMHILRELSGNCHEVITGVAVFIPSCARFITFVVRSKVWMRKVDEKTIEEYAATGEPMDKAGAYAIQGKGRVLVAKYEGSYSNIVGLPIEELKKVLEGVIS; encoded by the coding sequence ATGAATAATAAGAAGAAATTGCTTCTTGCTTCGAAATCGCCCCGTAGGCTACATCTTCTTGGTAGTATTGTGCCTGAAGACAGGATCGTGGTTATTGAGAGTAATATCGAGGAGAGATACGAACCGGGTGAGAACGCGGAGACTTTCTGCGAAAGAGTAGCCCGGAAAAAAGCGGCAGCGGTGTGGCGAAAATATGAAGGTGTCCAGGAGGATATTGCCGCCGTGATCGGTGCCGACACCGTAATATGGTACGGAAAGCATATTATTGGACAGCCGAAGGATGCAATTGACGCAATGCACATACTCAGGGAACTGAGTGGGAACTGTCATGAAGTCATCACCGGCGTTGCCGTATTCATTCCTTCTTGCGCGCGTTTTATCACTTTTGTTGTGCGAAGTAAAGTATGGATGCGGAAAGTTGATGAAAAGACGATAGAGGAATACGCGGCCACCGGTGAACCAATGGATAAAGCTGGTGCTTACGCGATACAGGGAAAAGGAAGAGTTTTGGTGGCGAAATACGAAGGGAGTTATTCCAACATCGTCGGGCTGCCGATCGAAGAGTTAAAAAAAGTCCTGGAAGGTGTAATCTCGTGA
- a CDS encoding NAD(P)/FAD-dependent oxidoreductase codes for MNEPRVIVIGGGPSGMMAAGRAAETGCELILVEKMQRLGSKLAITGKGRCNLTNMGDVESFIEHYGKNGKFLRNCFARFFNHDVINFFETRGVGTVVERGQRVFPSSNNAEDIVECLSAFVQTNGVDIRTGFEVDAIVAKDNRVTGVQGNGVEIPCFAVVLATGGLSYPLTGSTGAGYRFAMDLGHRVRKPEPNLVPLEIEEDFVREMQGLSLKNVEVSAYASGKRFACLFGEMLFTHFGISGPIILTMSRVIVQELYRHKVILSVNFKPALTAGQLEQRLLREFDQYGKMKCRNVLKHLLPIAAIDVFLNRARIPAEKHACEITREERERLLQHLIDFRFTVRGPRPIAEAIITDGGVALDEIDPYTMESKLIRGLFFCGEVIDIAGDTGGYNLQAAFSTGYLAGESACSMCRAAESNNSK; via the coding sequence GTGAACGAACCGCGTGTGATCGTTATAGGCGGTGGTCCTTCCGGCATGATGGCTGCCGGCAGGGCAGCCGAGACTGGCTGTGAACTGATACTTGTCGAAAAAATGCAGCGCCTCGGCTCAAAACTGGCGATAACCGGCAAAGGACGCTGCAACCTTACAAACATGGGGGATGTTGAATCGTTCATTGAACACTATGGCAAGAACGGGAAATTCCTGCGCAATTGCTTCGCGCGATTTTTTAACCACGATGTGATCAATTTTTTTGAGACGAGGGGGGTCGGAACCGTGGTCGAAAGAGGACAGCGGGTCTTCCCGAGTTCTAATAACGCAGAAGACATAGTAGAATGCTTGTCTGCATTTGTGCAGACGAATGGAGTAGATATCAGAACAGGATTCGAAGTCGATGCGATAGTCGCAAAGGACAACCGTGTGACCGGCGTGCAGGGAAACGGTGTTGAGATACCTTGCTTTGCTGTAGTATTGGCTACGGGCGGACTTTCCTATCCGCTTACTGGCTCGACGGGTGCCGGATACAGGTTTGCCATGGACTTGGGGCATCGGGTGCGAAAGCCCGAACCAAACCTTGTGCCCCTTGAAATTGAAGAAGACTTTGTACGCGAGATGCAGGGTTTGAGTCTTAAGAACGTTGAGGTTAGTGCTTATGCGAGCGGTAAGAGGTTTGCTTGTCTTTTTGGTGAGATGTTGTTTACACATTTCGGCATTTCAGGCCCGATAATATTGACGATGAGCCGGGTGATAGTGCAAGAGCTTTATAGACACAAGGTTATCTTATCCGTTAATTTCAAACCGGCGCTTACAGCAGGGCAATTAGAACAGCGGCTTCTGCGCGAGTTTGATCAGTATGGCAAGATGAAATGCAGGAATGTTCTCAAGCATTTACTGCCCATTGCGGCGATCGATGTGTTCCTCAATCGGGCGCGCATACCAGCCGAGAAACATGCCTGTGAAATAACTCGTGAGGAACGCGAGAGATTGCTTCAGCATCTCATTGATTTCAGATTTACCGTGAGGGGGCCGCGTCCCATTGCCGAGGCAATTATTACTGATGGCGGAGTTGCACTGGATGAGATTGACCCTTATACGATGGAGTCTAAATTAATACGTGGTCTATTCTTCTGCGGTGAGGTGATCGACATCGCAGGGGATACCGGTGGGTACAACCTGCAAGCAGCTTTTTCGACAGGATACCTTGCCGGCGAGAGTGCGTGTAGCATGTGCAGAGCAGCAGAGAGTAATAACAGCAAATAG
- a CDS encoding 4Fe-4S binding protein, with product MKKDESVFERLTDALDSLPNGFPRTPSRVEILILKKIFSEEEALLASQLTATYEPIAELAERFGSAEDDLKTRLVDMSKRGLVWMSRKDAKLVFRLAPFVVGIYESQLENMDHEFAHLFEEYMDSGGAAGIMKPQPALHRVVPAQDAVKSEWILPYDDIKLMLENSKNFRVRDCICRVQQDALNGRKCDFPVKNCITFSPVERPKHPNDITKEEAIALLDESEEIGLVHTVSNVIKDVYYVCNCCGCCCAILRGITDWGIEQSVARANYYAVIDADACNSCGICVERCQVKAIVEKDDAVVVQLDKCIGCGLCVTGCPVQAAMLVRKPDKELIDPPDDFNAWEKKRVENRGLHEKM from the coding sequence ATGAAAAAAGACGAAAGTGTCTTTGAAAGGCTCACCGATGCCCTCGATAGCCTGCCCAACGGCTTTCCCAGGACACCTTCAAGAGTAGAGATCCTCATTCTGAAGAAGATCTTTTCCGAGGAAGAAGCCCTTCTCGCAAGCCAGCTCACTGCGACCTATGAACCGATCGCCGAGCTTGCCGAAAGGTTCGGTTCGGCAGAGGATGACCTGAAAACGCGTCTCGTTGACATGTCAAAGCGAGGACTCGTGTGGATGTCAAGAAAAGACGCGAAGCTCGTCTTTCGCCTCGCGCCGTTCGTGGTCGGTATCTACGAGTCGCAATTGGAAAATATGGACCATGAATTCGCGCATTTGTTCGAGGAATATATGGATAGTGGCGGTGCTGCAGGCATAATGAAACCGCAGCCCGCCTTGCATAGAGTTGTTCCAGCCCAGGATGCGGTCAAGTCTGAATGGATCCTCCCGTACGATGACATTAAGTTGATGTTGGAAAATTCTAAAAATTTCCGGGTGCGCGATTGTATCTGCCGGGTGCAGCAGGATGCGCTAAATGGCCGCAAGTGTGATTTTCCCGTAAAGAATTGTATCACATTTTCGCCTGTCGAACGTCCAAAGCATCCGAATGATATTACGAAAGAAGAAGCCATTGCTTTGCTGGATGAATCCGAAGAAATTGGGCTTGTTCACACCGTTAGTAATGTGATCAAGGACGTGTATTACGTATGCAATTGCTGCGGCTGTTGTTGTGCTATTCTGAGAGGAATTACTGATTGGGGCATTGAACAATCCGTTGCGCGTGCAAACTACTATGCTGTGATAGACGCGGATGCATGTAATTCATGTGGTATCTGTGTTGAGCGGTGCCAGGTGAAGGCGATCGTCGAAAAGGACGACGCGGTGGTTGTGCAATTGGATAAATGTATAGGCTGTGGTCTTTGTGTGACTGGTTGTCCGGTCCAAGCAGCCATGCTCGTGCGTAAGCCCGATAAAGAACTAATAGACCCTCCTGACGATTTTAACGCCTGGGAAAAAAAGCGTGTGGAAAACCGCGGTTTGCACGAAAAAATGTGA
- a CDS encoding HAD family hydrolase — MNLDDYRAIIFDLFHTLTSADIMRLPGKGTSELLGVSREDWNRQLLVHSEERLRGKMTDPFGIIEKMAHAIDPGIKNETIKGAVTNRITRFKQALVHIEENTLTTLVALKKKDKLLGLISNADVNEILGWHDSPLRNYFDSVIFSCKVGYIKPEKEIYMKCLEELGVLPEEALYIGDGGSDELKGAKEVGMTTVMTIHVIKHFWPERIAKAREYADFEIDGLAEVLSLNN, encoded by the coding sequence ATGAATCTGGATGATTACCGCGCCATCATCTTCGATCTATTTCATACCTTGACGTCAGCCGATATCATGCGATTACCGGGTAAGGGCACTAGCGAGCTTCTCGGCGTCTCGCGAGAAGATTGGAATAGGCAGTTGCTCGTCCACTCCGAGGAACGTTTGCGTGGAAAGATGACCGATCCATTCGGAATAATCGAGAAAATGGCCCATGCGATAGACCCCGGAATCAAGAACGAAACGATCAAAGGGGCAGTCACAAACCGTATAACGCGCTTCAAACAAGCCTTGGTCCATATCGAGGAGAATACTCTTACTACACTCGTTGCACTTAAGAAGAAGGACAAATTACTCGGTCTGATAAGCAACGCCGACGTAAATGAAATCCTCGGATGGCATGACTCGCCATTACGCAACTATTTCGATAGCGTTATCTTCTCTTGTAAGGTCGGTTACATAAAACCCGAAAAAGAAATCTATATGAAATGTCTTGAAGAACTCGGTGTTCTGCCAGAAGAAGCATTGTATATCGGCGATGGAGGCAGTGATGAACTAAAAGGAGCAAAAGAGGTCGGCATGACGACGGTCATGACGATTCATGTGATCAAGCATTTCTGGCCAGAGCGTATAGCCAAAGCGCGTGAATATGCTGATTTTGAAATTGACGGATTGGCAGAAGTCTTATCATTGAACAATTGA
- the mscL gene encoding large conductance mechanosensitive channel protein MscL has product MLKEFKEFAMRGNVVDMAVGIIIGAAFGTIVKSLVSDVIMPPIGLLLGNVDFSNLFVVLKQGAAAGPYASLAEAQAAGAVSINYGAFINTLVSFIIVAFAVFLVIRGINKMKRQKEEPAAEPMTKACPFCQSTIPIKATRCPFCTSQLKET; this is encoded by the coding sequence GTGTTAAAGGAATTCAAGGAATTTGCCATGCGCGGCAATGTAGTCGACATGGCAGTGGGTATTATTATCGGTGCGGCATTTGGCACCATCGTGAAATCACTGGTGTCAGATGTCATCATGCCGCCGATAGGTTTGCTTCTGGGCAATGTCGATTTTTCCAATCTCTTTGTAGTGCTCAAACAGGGTGCGGCTGCCGGTCCTTATGCTTCGCTCGCTGAAGCACAGGCCGCGGGCGCTGTTTCGATAAACTACGGCGCTTTCATTAATACGCTCGTCAGCTTTATCATCGTAGCTTTTGCTGTTTTTCTCGTGATCCGCGGCATCAACAAAATGAAAAGACAAAAGGAAGAACCTGCCGCCGAACCAATGACAAAAGCATGCCCATTCTGTCAGTCCACGATTCCGATCAAGGCAACCAGGTGTCCGTTCTGCACGTCTCAATTGAAAGAAACCTGA